A genomic window from Nicotiana sylvestris chromosome 11, ASM39365v2, whole genome shotgun sequence includes:
- the LOC138881072 gene encoding serine/threonine-protein kinase-like protein CCR1 — protein MTNGCLTRQGSKNPNPGPLFNASLLNEPDLVKRANAATIIHTNSREFEMELEILCSVRHSSIVNLLGYCAEMGEQILVYKIMPHGTLYDHFHDGLSCLRWNLRLKIVMQAAKGLEYLHKEVSPPIVHRDVKSSNILLDADWGARIVDFGLLTPNKKDINGDVTTDVYNFGIVLLEILSGRKAYDRDCTPSSIIIC, from the coding sequence ATGACCAATGGATGTCTTACACGTCAAGGGAGCAAAAACCCTAACCCTGGTCCCCTCTTTAATGCAAGCCTTTTGAATGAGCCTGATTTGGTAAAGAGAGCCAATGCTGCTACGATTATACACACCAACAGCCGAGAATTTGAGATGGAGCTAGAGATCCTCTGCAGTGTTCGCCACAGCAGTATAGTTAATTTGTTAGGTTATTGTGCAGAAATGGGGGAGCAGATTCTTGTTTACAAAATCATGCCTCACGGAACGCTTTACGACCACTTCCACGACGGTCTTTCTTGTCTGAGATGGAACCTTAGGCTGAAGATTGTAATGCAGGCTGCAAAGGGGCTCGAGTACCTTCACAAGGAAGTTTCTCCTCCTATTGTGCACCGTGATGTGAAGAGTTCGAACATTCTGTTGGACGCTGATTGGGGAGCTCGTATTGTAGATTTTGGATTGCTTACACCTAATAAGAAGGATATTAACGGAGATGTGACAACTGATGTCTATAACTTTGGGATCGTGTTGCTAGAGATTCTTAGTGGAAGAAAAGCTTATGACCGGGATTGCACACCTTCAAGTATTATTATCTGTTAA